One genomic segment of Clostridium estertheticum subsp. estertheticum includes these proteins:
- a CDS encoding CPBP family intramembrane glutamic endopeptidase: MNFLRNIEKGTISIKEMTIKKAFFIMILTVLLELLGQIPIVIINILSKKYSTVLPYIDLVADVIIKFFVITFLLKLYSKMSYDMPRKQSLDKKKFIRVAIIIIGFRLAYDNSLIYLVDKIPMPDFISQAFGEMSISPIILILSVAVIAPIYEEVIIRGILLKGMANKMNPNLALIISALIFALAHMNIPQGINAFLLGLIIGAIYLSSDSIYLCIFAHFINNSVAITTSGSFQLLSGKYSMIIRSIFFLVGITILIFAYRWYTRKQPEDTLDIYKEFIER, from the coding sequence ATGAATTTTTTAAGGAACATAGAAAAAGGAACTATAAGCATTAAAGAAATGACAATAAAAAAAGCGTTTTTTATAATGATTCTAACAGTTTTGTTAGAATTATTAGGACAAATACCTATAGTTATTATCAATATACTTTCTAAAAAATATTCAACTGTATTACCATATATAGACCTTGTAGCAGATGTAATAATTAAATTTTTTGTTATTACTTTTTTATTAAAATTGTATAGTAAAATGTCCTACGACATGCCCCGAAAACAAAGTTTAGATAAGAAAAAATTTATTCGTGTTGCTATAATTATTATAGGCTTTCGTTTAGCGTACGATAATAGCTTAATTTACTTGGTTGATAAGATACCTATGCCCGATTTTATAAGTCAAGCCTTTGGAGAAATGTCTATTTCACCTATTATTCTGATACTTTCAGTTGCTGTTATAGCACCTATATATGAGGAAGTCATTATTAGGGGGATATTGCTAAAGGGTATGGCAAATAAAATGAATCCAAACTTAGCACTTATAATATCCGCCTTAATTTTTGCATTAGCCCATATGAATATTCCCCAGGGCATAAACGCATTTTTATTAGGCTTAATTATTGGAGCTATCTACTTAAGCTCGGATTCAATATATTTATGTATATTTGCACACTTTATAAATAATTCTGTTGCAATTACAACTTCAGGGTCCTTCCAATTATTAAGTGGAAAGTATTCCATGATAATTCGTAGTATATTTTTCCTTGTAGGGATTACAATTTTAATTTTTGCCTATAGATGGTACACCCGAAAGCAGCCAGAAGATACATTAGATATATACAAAGAATTTATAGAAAGATAA
- a CDS encoding MurR/RpiR family transcriptional regulator codes for MENNKQDLMKSIQAKFLRLSKGQKLIAQYILKHYDKAAFMTAAKLGIRVGVSEATVIRFANEFGFNGYPKLQKSLQELIKNKLTTMQRFNLSYDSMTQENVLDEVLKGDIENIRVTLEKINNQTFENIVNSLFKARKVYIIGLRSSSALAGFLAFYLNLILENVQVVAYGVSDIFEQMFNVDERDIIIGIGFARYATRTIEALEFVRSKHGIVVAITDSLSSPLASNANYTLIAQSNITSFVDSLVAPFSVINALIIAVELRGKEKVAKTFSTLESIWEEYNVYSLKDKDNKYL; via the coding sequence TTGGAAAATAACAAACAAGATTTGATGAAATCTATTCAAGCTAAATTTCTACGTTTAAGTAAAGGGCAAAAATTGATAGCTCAATATATTCTAAAACACTATGATAAAGCAGCATTTATGACAGCCGCTAAATTAGGTATTCGTGTAGGAGTAAGTGAAGCAACTGTTATAAGATTTGCAAACGAGTTCGGATTTAATGGTTATCCTAAACTACAAAAATCTCTTCAGGAATTAATTAAAAATAAATTAACTACTATGCAAAGATTTAACCTATCTTATGACTCCATGACTCAAGAAAATGTACTAGACGAAGTTTTAAAAGGTGATATAGAAAATATTAGAGTTACTTTAGAGAAAATAAATAATCAAACTTTTGAGAATATAGTTAATTCATTATTTAAAGCTAGAAAGGTATATATAATTGGACTTAGAAGTTCCTCTGCATTAGCAGGATTTTTAGCTTTTTATTTAAATCTTATTTTAGAAAATGTCCAGGTAGTTGCCTATGGTGTTAGTGATATATTTGAGCAGATGTTTAATGTTGATGAACGAGACATAATAATTGGGATAGGATTTGCTAGGTATGCTACAAGAACAATCGAAGCTCTAGAATTCGTTAGAAGTAAACATGGCATCGTTGTAGCAATTACTGATAGTCTATCATCTCCCTTAGCATCGAATGCTAACTATACGTTAATAGCACAAAGTAACATAACTTCCTTTGTTGATTCCTTAGTAGCACCATTTAGTGTAATAAATGCATTAATCATAGCTGTTGAATTAAGGGGAAAAGAAAAAGTTGCAAAAACATTTTCTACTTTAGAGAGCATCTGGGAAGAATATAATGTTTATTCCTTAAAAGATAAAGATAACAAATATCTGTAA
- a CDS encoding aspartate ammonia-lyase yields MKENMQKFRVESDSVGSKNVPIEAYFGVQSLRASENFNITGRRMHKDLIISLAQVKKATAITNNEAGLMNKKIKDAIVQTCDEIIAGKLHDEFIIDPIQGGAGTSGNMNANEVIANRANEILGGKLGAYDKVHPNDHVNMGQSTNDVFPTAGKMAALKLIPRTLEELRKLNDVLIDKSKEFDDVIKMGRTQMQDAVPIRLGQEFHAYSSVIKRTISRIEKASEGLKIVNMGASAIGTGINVDTEYLKNIVPTINAVVNLDLHQAEDLVDGTQNLDVFVDVSSALKTCAVSLSKISNDLRLMSSGPRTGFGEINLPAKQNGSSIMPGKINPVIPEVMSQVAFNIIGNDITITMAAEAGQLELNAFEPVIFYNLYESIETLGNGVNTLRENCIAGITANRKRCKYLVDNSVGIITAIVPHVGYKVAAKIAARAIATGEPISELVLKEGILTKLQLSEILDTIAMTEPGIAAKHLMAI; encoded by the coding sequence ATGAAAGAAAACATGCAGAAATTTAGAGTGGAAAGTGATTCTGTGGGATCTAAAAATGTACCTATAGAAGCATATTTTGGAGTTCAATCATTGAGAGCTTCAGAAAATTTTAATATTACAGGTAGAAGGATGCACAAGGACCTAATAATTAGCCTTGCCCAAGTTAAAAAAGCAACAGCTATTACAAATAATGAAGCTGGTTTAATGAATAAAAAAATCAAAGACGCTATAGTACAAACATGTGATGAAATAATAGCTGGTAAATTGCATGACGAATTTATAATTGATCCTATTCAAGGTGGAGCAGGTACATCGGGTAATATGAATGCCAATGAAGTAATTGCCAATAGAGCAAATGAAATATTAGGTGGTAAATTGGGTGCATATGATAAAGTTCATCCAAATGATCATGTGAATATGGGACAATCTACAAATGATGTATTCCCAACAGCAGGTAAGATGGCAGCACTAAAACTCATTCCAAGGACGTTAGAGGAGTTAAGAAAACTTAATGATGTACTTATTGACAAGTCTAAAGAGTTTGATGATGTTATTAAAATGGGAAGAACTCAAATGCAAGATGCCGTACCTATTAGATTGGGCCAAGAATTCCATGCATATAGTTCAGTAATAAAAAGGACTATTTCTAGGATAGAAAAAGCAAGTGAAGGGTTAAAGATTGTAAATATGGGAGCTTCTGCTATAGGAACAGGAATAAATGTGGATACAGAGTATTTAAAAAATATTGTACCAACAATTAATGCTGTTGTAAATTTAGATTTACATCAAGCAGAAGACTTAGTAGATGGAACACAAAATCTAGACGTTTTTGTGGATGTTTCATCAGCTCTTAAAACTTGTGCAGTAAGTTTATCCAAGATATCTAATGACTTAAGATTAATGTCTTCGGGTCCTAGAACAGGGTTTGGAGAAATTAATCTTCCAGCGAAACAAAATGGATCCTCAATAATGCCAGGAAAGATAAATCCCGTAATTCCAGAAGTTATGAGCCAAGTCGCTTTCAATATAATAGGAAATGATATTACTATAACTATGGCAGCAGAAGCTGGACAATTAGAATTAAATGCATTTGAACCAGTTATATTCTATAATTTGTATGAGTCTATAGAAACACTAGGTAATGGAGTTAATACTCTTAGAGAAAATTGTATTGCAGGTATTACGGCTAACAGGAAAAGATGTAAGTACTTGGTGGATAATAGTGTAGGTATAATTACAGCAATAGTACCTCATGTAGGCTATAAGGTAGCTGCAAAAATTGCAGCTAGAGCTATTGCAACAGGGGAACCAATAAGTGAATTGGTACTTAAAGAGGGTATTTTAACGAAATTGCAGCTTAGTGAAATACTAGATACAATAGCAATGACTGAACCAGGAATAGCAGCAAAACATTTAATGGCTATATAA
- a CDS encoding OsmC family protein, whose amino-acid sequence MINNLTVTADLINDEVKFSAISRDNNNVFINAIQPLGEADGYTPLELFLMSLATCSGMTLVLLLRKMNKNVSGLNVSASGERKETLPKYFKSIHLKFELTSNDVHADDIEKVIKNMEEYSCPIWNMVKNNVDISSEYKIN is encoded by the coding sequence ATGATTAACAATTTAACAGTAACAGCAGATCTAATAAATGACGAGGTGAAATTCTCAGCTATATCTCGTGATAACAATAATGTATTTATAAATGCTATACAACCTTTAGGTGAGGCAGATGGTTATACTCCACTTGAATTATTTCTTATGAGTCTAGCAACTTGCAGTGGAATGACTTTGGTTTTATTACTAAGGAAGATGAATAAGAATGTATCTGGATTAAATGTAAGTGCTTCAGGTGAAAGAAAAGAAACATTACCGAAATATTTTAAAAGTATACACTTAAAATTCGAACTTACATCTAATGATGTACATGCAGATGATATTGAGAAGGTTATAAAAAACATGGAAGAATATTCATGTCCTATTTGGAATATGGTAAAAAATAATGTTGATATAAGCAGTGAATATAAGATAAATTAG
- a CDS encoding RNA polymerase sigma factor has product MNKAIFTDKVLEIQSILYHVSKSILIHEQDCEDAVQGAILKAYNKLDTLKNEQYFKTWLVRILINECYSLKSKEHSQVPYEEYFESYRADDKNDYSELYMAIQNLPERIRITIVLYYVDGYSVKEIKQILGIPTGTVKSRLSKGRKSIKIKLENMEADYGFL; this is encoded by the coding sequence TTGAACAAGGCTATATTTACAGATAAAGTTCTTGAGATTCAATCTATTTTATATCATGTGTCTAAATCAATTTTGATTCATGAGCAGGATTGTGAGGATGCAGTTCAGGGGGCAATTTTAAAAGCCTATAACAAATTAGATACACTAAAGAATGAACAATATTTTAAAACATGGTTAGTTAGGATACTAATAAATGAATGTTATAGTTTGAAAAGTAAAGAACATTCACAAGTACCTTATGAAGAATACTTTGAGTCTTATAGGGCTGATGATAAAAATGATTATAGTGAATTATATATGGCCATTCAGAATTTACCTGAGCGTATTCGTATTACAATTGTTCTTTATTATGTAGATGGATATTCAGTAAAAGAAATTAAACAGATTTTAGGAATACCCACTGGAACTGTAAAAAGCAGGTTATCAAAAGGACGAAAATCAATAAAAATAAAATTAGAGAATATGGAGGCGGATTATGGATTCCTATAA